Proteins found in one Plasmodium malariae genome assembly, chromosome: 13 genomic segment:
- the EPAC gene encoding rap guanine nucleotide exchange factor, putative — protein sequence MDDLESREIENIHDYLKGHRDRSIRNYKSTEGNNVNDVSSIYSSLKKYILRLTNINNFIKQENYFLRKKNEELIKKNNEGNILKIYQYKKGVNGLYIHEINKLNNENEFIKYKFQKMLRKNISLERNNAELNNSLLNRDKQVLSQNAKNESINSVTNNSDERYKLYKLYEMDNMDDNQNNHILDINEYNIVDNNINYLAHNNSIMMEHKIKRILKCANILEDILNILNSNIKYEEPLIFQRNMKNMKIEKEELLMQNAFLKEKILQIETFILNDPFLVEKFNYFYDSTNKNVDNSIKNNFKLYGNNNVKMLYHDVRALENRNVDLKNELLNEKKKSLIYKTYMYNMRDKLKNDLTELYKLNNDRNVNYNNLNQLYNTSCSKNEKENLHYLNISDYANTTNNSFEEESKKITRKYKNCFTDMNNTEYLRMFKMNSSKIDNNQLMLTQVWRRIKKMDEDIDYLKKRKNENNLRQNKKDNTSPEELDDSMEDELYYFEIKKLINKRKKELDDILKSDLNILGKKTNDNKILNYHKLKLSKKKDDTLINARFNNNEDNILFLGNLKNHKRINSLRNYINNKIIFQYMKYKCMYDYYMQQKGMYKKQINQKQLNAFFNKHVLNIKNGHVSHCNQNLRPNNIKNNTVELLQYIKKKKKNDLKKYNRSLSRNEVTDKRESLYIEVEKTEYHDKEAKYSSGDNKTKAIYQVERKKEKKSTEKGSKRKKEKEKNSDSEIKRGEIDRESEREGEINRKFEKGKEEEKKEKHTDKMKDRETEIERESEREGEINRKFEKGKEEEKKEKYTDKMKDRETEIEREREKEAEKEKKKKRQNKKKKMKKTEIKREIERKSERESKRESKRESEIESENEIGNEKDCDITIDITTIRDNDEEYVCRSSNDKLLNENKEENNRANSNKIDENNLENFKNRNENSDKLYPNEENPRRHDSSLEILRKNIKNIIKEKTVKRGNSKNEKNELICSFDKGSISIDETYHSKSSTKSLENKCSIISYVTDKNISQHSIKFGMSRKSFEVEQIKEEIKAITEKQENNKNVEYIGDNNNIYIDEIKLDTTKEVYRKNVKKKRSSSLSLNPKKEESIETVIESDSTKKMKEEEDVRSLISENGSYTLEKNKEEQKIGRVKSMKSSGSTNNENEEEQDIEGVKGKRNSDSTNNENEEEQDIEGVKGMRSSDSVNNKNEEGKEIGWEKSISSSGTLNQIKRKNTMKNVIYSEFVDKKEKREEDKNINVNDNSSVNAIKNAIENANQNANQNTDENVNTNTYSINSSLSHENRSNELSVKKGSSADNDFMKLGSEYSEQDFFENNKYSKVKIHLFRETLYHYDKNVYTFFLNLILHSKTGLIETYQNKIFNVQINADYILQYILRNYLKSDKHSNKSKEIKENIGNKENKENIGNKENKEIKEIKENLDVVKSLSEVEYKLVTEYICNNNNTSSLKTLYHKINYITSENYEEFKGRLLEGGVINLINLFHDEDINSFDKIFDVSFVNFCDIVGISRDSCLYHFNYMDEKYKGKRYIYLKHILYYLDIETSLKEEYHKNNFISMHMKNLMYINISENFDNLNEFFKSIRKKNKLYINVNEFIFFYYEHEKMKKYNFSQEDIISLYYSIVFYVYYTNKNKILQTLHFSNDSKRSGSHDLKIGSSQRNGNIIENGDGIENCNSIENGNSIENGNSIENGNSIENGNRIEYNNNEQNSTIEQISNNKKKGSTVNPNVRGKTVHTNAKNKNHNNAHILDDGYNYVNYDLSLYKEYFTIDDFNFVIEMKDLYFYFEGSECPFSKIKRRIIEIYGSLKKGLLINKEVCDDDRNIDNDEISSSSSINTDALNSMSDSFNLFMKDRYRYKHSDKLSFYERETSFSKTDIRMNKINRISKKIFMCLMYNIGIHLNHCLTLWDNFLPFLECDLLDYKIFSAFLNGKIHLTSHETEETVNKIKKNLMHNNEEKDSKYIRNHKNILQGTICSRLFTNLEEMTSTYELTADEIEAVIQVLSNVHPFNFLDKNEKKIFIQKLKKKCYKKGHDFASSEECHKQKSKERKFKIKPSDINYINNELIILLNGILRHNKDSNFFINSVNVIKRDNLCNYVAYTATATIEVNNSHYTDEFIHLINQKREISQEFMKIIDLIPIFKNFPYALKKGLSINVQKCTYERKKIIIRQHDDPTNFYILKEGKISFYCNNREDTPINTMSQYGFFGEVSLMFNTLRTCTVVVESDTAHCYSISKEYFLSLLNKDVAKEFIQYFRDNYTEGIQHIISNYVFTNIRDTSMHQGGNGAIKGAVNDTTYEATNDTTNETTNDTINDTMNKISSRSAEDYFTLSKENAHISSKDSNNSDVLDGYKKWKTLKSASQISADSISKKLSSVIHSTDNITLEVEYINESCIKSFNSDLDKLLLNMFNTEQKYFVEEMESNLIKTKIFKKILKNMKDKGKFLKNIKYEKYPKGKHVLLEGDYCDKFYFIKEGEISIKQFNQYKNMYDEIALFKDKQYFGHQLILNKMKSFFIAVAITDSELYTLDALLFEEFLSPFIEILNRTKDVNQIDTLTETINNDIQTKKKDNDYIVKVIKFFKKVSIVQKLNDDELYNGAKNCNLKFFKKGKTIIKYNDTPDFFYIIKKGIVSVNIDNKGRDSVEEKSLQKNGEYKKKHADESHNSTSVYLYKYDYFGELSIINDQLRTATCIAHTNCFLLAIDKVSFITYFSSLFNDLLQEAEIRYTKNYSLPSWLKSVYGNELNQNTHSLSIKIPDLGSSFSSISDDSSEMFSFEKEINKKLREKTKNKNKKKKREKGEGVSAADEKGEKEEEDIGKKIGDNFNFLRRSIKTDELNSSKSFLSDGSSLTSINIDEKLQEIQIEKKQKIEEIKLKELKVFEKIKLKEEKKMRTLTKKKKCAVSAYSNKDNHQTLYKLPNSSKKKENEVKKETTEDKSYLHNKHDKIVPNEEKDLSIGKHAVQCSVENIKVTDKDRATKKKMNEKEARAESISDTSVSDTRTSESLKPAFTQNSSSILKKKTSSSISTQLTTDKLVEKLMGFICSEYNSIFHFYESIDKFNTGYIKYDNFLSCMTLLNMEEVFEGPENVENLFKYLCNGKNVLTLTDFYKIVYKDKEIDKYKLNLRLCEVYGNSMLAFKKNVVILNMDDCLCNYANFEIVCEKVGLSKMNIKNIWDEINIMNEENIPLEIILSIINGELYIEESYTIYNAKKSILNQVVHFFQGNEEDLTKMSSDVMENNFQVNYEDPIIMNKYHHKSCSNEWAHIVELLETNIYFKYLTLEQRKFFATLMNRKIMNYGEIVINQYDEQGPIIFIFEGKANLITRTIFGIETIIREIDNKEIYGCYEVINESPAYYEVKINSENAIVWALNRSDYVDNLKPMLEERKHNLIHILHVLRNVPILRYLPQDILDNISYALKVEYHEANHTIIKENTYDDKYYIICKGLATVEKNSEINKNKLILSTLKKADYFGELSLIKNTKRTANVVLDTHSILLSVVDSEFHRLFHPYFDKFLNRAEANYKKVNINDKLLLFTEMEKFSSNSNIAYIPSKRKKTKRVTIQDNYDIEDVTHSVQNKTKGGGVSSFYEENANTDEVNYGQTVEKDKRVFGAADTHEHSDKKKRTDKENGSKEKGNNEKNIAEKDDKKKNVIRRNKEKEKNKSKNKKKEKT from the exons ATGGATGACCTTGAATCAagagaaatagaaaatattcaTGATTACTTGAAGGGGCATAGAGACAGAAGTATTCGTAATTATAAATCAACTGAAGGGAATAATGTAAATGATGTATCATCCATATACAGTTCactaaaaaagtatatattaagaTTGACAAATATcaacaattttataaaacaagaaaattattttttaagaaagaaaaatgaagaattaattaaaaaaaataatgaggGAAATATACTTAAGATTTATCAATATAAAAAGGGGGTAAACggattatatatacacgaaataaataaattaaacaatgaaaatgaatttatcaagtataaatttcaaaaaatgttaaGAAAAAACATTTCTTTAGAAAGAAATAATGCTGAATTAAATAACTCATTATTAAATAGAGATAAGCAAGTATTAAGTCAAAATGCTAAAAATGAAAGCATAAATTCTGTAACTAATAATTCAGATGAGAGGTATAAACTGtacaaattatatgaaatggATAATATGGATGACAATCAGAACAATCACATTCTAGACATCAATGAATACAACATTGTggataataacataaattatttagcTCATAATAATTCAATTATGATGgagcataaaataaaaagaatactTAAATGCGCAAACATTTTAGAAGATATACTGAACATCCTTAATagcaatataaaatatgaagaaccacttatatttcaaagaaacatgaaaaatatgaaaattgaAAAGGAAGAACTTCTAATGCAGAatgcatttttaaaagaaaaaattttacaaatagaaacttttattttaaatgatcCTTTTTTAgtagaaaaatttaattatttttatgattcCACAAATAAGAATGTTGATAACTCGATAAAAAACAACTTCAAATTATatggaaataataatgtCAAAATGCTATACCATGATGTACGCGCTTTAGAAAATAGAAATGTGGATTTAAAGAATGAGTTattaaacgaaaaaaaaaaatctttaatttataaaacgtatatgtataatatgagagataaattaaaaaatgactTAACAGAATTGTACAAACTAAATAATGACAgaaatgtaaattataataatttaaatcaACTTTACAACACAAGTTGTtccaaaaatgaaaaggaaaatctgcattatttaaatatcaGCGATTATGCAAATACTACAAATAACAGCTTTGAAGAAGAAtcgaaaaaaattacaaggAAATATAAGAATTGTTTTACTGACATGAATAATACAGAATACCTTAGAATGTTTAAAATGAACAGCTCAAAAATTGATAATAATCAACTAATGTTGACTCAAGTGTGGAGGAGGATTAAGAAAATGGACGAAGACATTGACTATCTCAAA aaaaggaaaaatgaaaataatttaaggcaaaacaaaaaagacaACACAAGTCCAGAAGAATTAGATGATAGTATGGAAGATGAACTATactattttgaaataaaaaaattaataaataaaagaaaaaaagaacttgatgatattttaaaatcagatttaaatattttgggaaaaaaaacaaatgataataaaatattaaattatcataaattaaaattaagtaaaaaaaaagacgatACACTGATTAATGCACGTTTCAACAATAATGAAGACAACATCCTATTTCTAGGTAACCTCAAAAATCATAAACGAATTAACAGCCTTaggaattatattaataataaaattatttttcaatatatgaaatataaatgtatgtatgacTACTATATGCAACAAAAAGGTATGTATAAAAAACAGATAAACCAAAAACAGTTGAAtgctttttttaacaaaCATGTgctaaatattaaaaatggtCATGTTTCACATTGCAATCAAAATTTACGtcctaataatataaaaaataatacggTGGAGCTACTACagtatatcaaaaaaaaaaaaaaaaatgatttgaaaaaatataatagaagTTTATCTAGAAATGAGGTTACTGACAAAAGGGAAAGCTTATATATAGAAGTAGAAAAGACAGAGTATCATGACAAAGAAGCCAAATATTCTTCTGGtgataataaaacaaaggcCATTTATCAAGTTGAACgaaagaaagagaaaaaatcaACAGAAAAGGGAagcaaaaggaaaaaggagaaagagaaaaatagtGACAGCGAAATAAAAAGAGGAGAAATAGACAGAGAAAGTGAAAGAGAAGGagaaataaatagaaaattcGAAAAGGggaaagaagaagaaaagaaagagaaGCATACGGATAAAATGAAAGATAGAGAAACAGAAATTGAAAGGGAAAGTGAAAGAGAAGGAGAAATAAACAGAAAATTCGAAAAGGggaaagaagaagaaaagaaagagaaGTATACGGATAAAATGAAAGATAGAGAAACAGAAATTGAAAgggaaagagaaaaagaggcagaaaaagaaaagaagaaaaagaggcagaataagaaaaagaaaatgaaaaaaacagaaataaaaagagaaatagaaagaaaaagTGAAAGAGAAAGCAAAAGAGAAAGCAAAAGAGAAAGCGAAATAGAAAGCGAAAATGAAATTGGAAATGAAAAAGACTGTGACATTACCATCGACATAACAACAATTAGAGATAACGATGAAGAATATGTTTGTAGATCTAGTAacgataaattattaaatgaaaataaagagGAAAACAATAGAGCTAACAGTAACAAAATTGATGAAAACAATTTGGAAAACTTTAAGAATCGAAATGAAAATTCAGATAAATTATATCCTAATGAAGAGAACCCAAGAAGACATGATTCTTCTCtagaaattttaagaaagaatattaaaaatatcattaaagaaaaaacagtaaaaagaggaaacagtaaaaatgaaaaaaatgaactaaTTTGTTCGTTTGATAAGGGATCTATATCAATTGATGAAACATATCATAGTAAGAGTAGTACCAAATCTCTTGAAAATAAGTGCAGTATTATATCTTATGTAacagataaaaatataagtcaACATAGCATAAAATTTGGCATGTCGAGAAAATCATTTGAAGTAGAACAAATTAAAGAGGAAATAAAAGCAATCAcagaaaaacaagaaaataataaaaatgtagagTATATAGGTGATAACAACAACATTTATATAGATGAAATTAAATTAGATACTACGAAAGAAGTATATAGGAAAAACgttaaaaagaagagaagTTCAAGTTTGTCACTTAATccaaaaaaagaggaaagtATTGAAACAGTCATTGAATCAGacagtacaaaaaaaatgaaagaagaGGAAGACGTTAGAAGTCTAATCAGCGAAAATGGTTCATATactttagaaaaaaataaagaagagcAAAAAATAGGAAGGGTGAAAAGCATGAAAAGTTCAGGTAGCACAAATAAcgaaaatgaagaagagCAAGATATAGAAGGGGTAAAAGGCAAGAGAAATTCAGATAGCACAAATAACGAAAACGAAGAAGAGCAAGATATAGAAGGGGTGAAAGGCATGAGAAGTTCAGATAGcgtaaataacaaaaatgaagaaggGAAAGAAATAGGATGGGAGAAAAGCATAAGCAGTTCAGGTACTTTAAATCAAATTAAAAGGAAGAACACCATGAAAAACGTAATATATTCAGAATTCGTggataaaaaggaaaaaagggaagaagataaaaatataaatgtgaaTGATAATTCAAGTGTAAATGCAATCAAAAATGCAATTGAAAATGCAAATCAAAATGCAAATCAAAATACAgatgaaaatgtaaatacaaatacatattcTATTAATAGTAGTTTATCTCATGAAAATAGGAGTAATGAGCTTAGTGTCAAAAAGGGGAGTTCCGCAGATAATGACTTTATGAAATTAGGAAGTGAATACTCTGAACAAgacttttttgaaaataacaaatattctAAAGTAAAAATTCATCTGTTCAGAGAAACACTCTAtcattatgataaaaatgtgtacactttttttttgaatttaatattacataGTAAGACTGGTTTAATAGAGACCTACCAAAACAAGATATTTAATGTACAAATAAATGCAGATTATATTTTACAGTATATTTTACGTAATTATTTGAAATCAGATAAACACAGTAATAAAAGTAAAGAGATTAAGGAGAACATAGGAAATAAAGAGAATAAAGAGAACATaggaaataaagaaaataaagaaataaaagaaataaaagaaaatttagaTGTAGTTAAGAGCCTAAGCGAAGTTGAATATAAACTGGTTACTgaatacatatgtaataacaataacacgTCGTCATTGAAAACATTATATCATAagattaattatataacgAGTGAAAATTATGAAGAGTTTAAAGGTAGATTATTAGAAGGAGGCGTAATAAACTTAATTAATCTGTTTCATGATGAAGACATAAATAGttttgataaaatttttgatgTTTCGTTTGTAAATTTTTGTGATATAGTTGGAATATCTAGAGATTCATGCTTATaccattttaattatatggaTGAAAAGTATAAAGggaaaagatatatttatctaaagcatatactttattatttagaCATAGAAACATCCTTGAAAGAAGAATACCACAAGAACAATTTTATATCAATGCATATGAAgaatttaatgtatataaatattagtgaaaattttgataatttaaatgaattttttaaatcaataagaaagaaaaataagttatatataaacgtgaatgaatttatttttttttattatgaacatgaaaaaatgaaaaaatacaatttctCACAAGAGGATATcatatctttatattattctattgttttttatgtttattataccaacaaaaataaaatattacaaacgCTGCATTTTTCAAATGACAGTAAGAGGAGTGGAAGCCACGATTTGAAGATTGGAAGCAGTCAGAGGAATGGTAACATCATTGAAAATGGTGATGGCATTGAAAATTGTAACAGTATTGAAAATGGTAATAGCATTGAAAATGGTAATAGCATTGAAAATGGTAATAGCATTGAAAATGGTAACAGAattgaatataataacaatgaGCAAAATAGTACCATAGAACAAATCAGTAACAACAAGAAGAAAGGAAGCACCGTTAACCCCAACGTGCGAGGAAAAACTGTACATACAAatgctaaaaataaaaaccaTAACAATGCACATATCCTAGACGATGGCTATAATTATGTGAACTATGACTTGTCATTGTATAAAGAATATTTCACTATAGatgattttaattttgttattgaAATGAAagatctttatttttattttgaaggGTCTGAGTGCCCGTtttctaaaattaaaaggagaattattgaaatatatgGATCTTTGAAAAAAGGACtactaataaataaagaagttTGTGATGATGACAGGAATATAGATAATGATGAAATAAGTAGCAGTTCATCTATTAATACTGATGCACTAAATTCAATGTCAGACTCGTTCAATTTGTTTATGAAAGacagatatagatataagcATTCGGATAAACTTTCTTTTTATGAACGAGAAACATCTTTCAGTAAAACAGACATAcgaatgaataaaataaacagaataagtaaaaagatttttatgtgcttaatgtataatatagGAATACATTTAAATCATTGTTTAACATTATGGGATAactttttaccttttttagAATGTGATTTATTagattataaaatattctctGCCTTTTTGAACGGTAAAATACACTTAACTAGTCATGAAACAGAGGAAactgttaataaaataaaaaaaaatctaatgcataataatgaagagaaggattcaaaatatatacgtaaccataaaaatatattacaaggTACAATATGTTCTCGACTATTCACCAATTTAGAGGAAATGACTTCAACATATGAATTAACTGCTGATGAAATAGAGGCAGTCATTCAAGTTTTGAGTAATGTTCATCCTTTCAACTTTttagataaaaatgaaaaaaagatatttatacaaaaattaaaaaaaaaatgctacaAAAAAGGACATGATTTTGCTTCATCTGAAGAGTGTCATAAACAAAAGAGCAAAGAAAGAAAGTTCAAAATTAAACCATCagatataaattacataaacaATGAATTAATTATTCTGTTAAATGGAATATTAAGGCATAACAAGGattctaattttttcataaatagtgttaatgtaataaaaaggGATAATTTGTGTAATTATGTAGCATACACTGCTACTGCTACAATAGAAGTAAACAACTCTCATTATACGGACGAATTTATCCATctaataaatcaaaaaagagaaatttctcaagaatttatgaaaattatagaCCTCATAccaatatttaaaaatttcccATATGCTTTGAAAAAAGGCTTATCTATTAATGTtcaaaaatgtacatatgagaggaaaaaaataataataagacaACATGATGATCCAAcaaacttttatatattgaaagaaggaaaaattaGTTTCTATTGTAATAATAGAGAAGATACACCAATTAACACTATGTCACAATATGGCTTTTTTGGGGAAGTGTCACTTATGTTTAACACATTGAGAACATGTACAGTAGTGGTCGAATCGGATACAGCTCATTGTTATTCTATTTCgaaggaatattttttatcccTATTAAACAAGGATGTAGCAAAGGAGTTCATACAGTATTTTCGTGATAACTACACGGAAGGTATTCAGCATATTATTtcaaattatgtttttacaaatataagaGATACATCCATGCACCAGGGGGGAAACGGTGCAATAAAAGGTGCAGTAAATGACACCACATATGAAGCTACAAATGATACCACAAATGAAACAACAAATGACACCATAAATGATACGATGAACAAGATAAGCAGCAGGAGTGCCGAGGACTATTTTACCTTATCGAAGGAAAATGCTCATATATCATCCAAAGATTCTAATAATAGTGATGTTCTAGATggttataaaaaatggaaaaccCTTAAAAGCGCAAGTCAAATTAGTGCAGATAGCATAAGTAAAAAACTATCCTCTGTTATACATTCAACTGATAATATTACATTAGAAgtagaatatattaatgaaagtTGTATAAAATCATTTAACAGCGATTTAGATAAACTTCTTCTGAACATGTTCAACACAgagcaaaaatattttgttgaAGAAATGGAATccaatttaataaaaacaaaaatttttaaaaaaatattaaaaaatatgaaagataaaggaaaattcttgaaaaatataaaatatgaaaaatatccAAAAGGAAAACATGTACTGTTAGAAGGCGATTACTGtgacaaattttattttattaaagaagGTGAAATATCAATAAAGCAATTTAatcaatataaaaatatgtatgatGAAATAGCTCTTTTTAAAGATAAACAATATTTTGGTCatcaattaatattaaataagatgaaatctttttttatcgCAGTAGCTATAACTGATAGtgaattatatacattagaCGCGTTGCTATTTGAAGAATTTCTTTCTCCATTTATTGAAATACTTAATAGAACAAAAGATGTGAACCAAATTGATACCTTGACAGAAACGATAAACAATGATATtcaaacaaagaaaaaagataatgattatattgtaaaggtaataaaattttttaaaaaagttagtattgttcaaaaattaaatgatgaTGAACTGTATAATGGGGCTAAAAATTGcaacttaaaattttttaaaaaagggaaaactattattaaatataatgacACACCtgactttttttatattattaaaaagggTATTGTTTCTGTCAATATCGACAATAAAGGACGCGATTCTGTAGAGGAAAAAAGCTTACAAAAAAATGgggaatataaaaagaaacatGCAGATGAAAGTCATAACAGTACATCCGtctatttatataagtaCGATTACTTTGGTGAGTTATCCATTATAAATGATCAGTTAAGAACAGCTACATGTATAGCACATACAAATTGTTTCTTACTAGCTATAGATAAAGTGTCTTTCATTACTTACTTTAGCAGTCTATTTAATGATCTATTGCAAGAGGCGGAGATCAGatacacaaaaaattattctttacCCTCGTGGCTAAAATCTGTATATGGAAATGAACTTAACCAAAACACACATTCCTTATCAATAAAAATACCTGATTTGGGAAGCTCCTTCAGTAGTATTTCGGACGATAGCAGCGAGATGTTTAGCTttgaaaaggaaataaataaaaagttgagggagaaaacaaaaaataaaaataaaaaaaagaagagggAAAAGGGGGAAGGAGTATCAGCAGCAGACGAAAAAGGGGAAAAGGAAGAGGAAGATATAGGCAAAAAAATAGGTGacaattttaatttccttAGAAGGAGCATCAAGACGGACGAGCTTAACAGCTCAAAAAGCTTCTTAAGTGATGGTAGTAGTCTAACAAGTATAAATATCGATGAAAAACTCCAAGAAATACAAATagaaaagaaacaaaaaatagaagaaattAAGCTAAAAGAATTAAAGGTATtcgaaaagataaaattaaaagaagaaaaaaaaatgaggacGCTTaccaaaaagaaaaagtgtGCTGTGAGCGCATATAGCAACAAGGATAATCACCAAACCTTATATAAACTACCAAATAgtagtaaaaaaaaggaaaatgaagTGAAAAAGGAGACAACTGAGGATAAATCATATTTGCATAATAAACATGACAAAATAGTGccaaatgaagaaaaagacCTAAGCATAGGAAAACATGCGGTACAGTGTTCAGTGGAAAATATAAAGGTGACAGATAAGGATAGAGCtactaagaaaaaaatgaacgaaaAAGAAGCTCGTGCCGAGAGTATAAGTGATACTAGCGTAAGCGACACACGTACAAGCGAAAGCCTTAAACCCGCTTTTACCCAAAATTCGTCCAGTATtttaaagaagaaaacaaGCTCCTCTATTTCGACACAGCTAACTACGGATAAACTGgtagaaaaattaatggGTTTTATATGTTCAGAGTACAATTCtatttttcacttttatGAAAGTATAGATAAATTTAATACAGGATATATAAAGTACGACAATTTTTTGAGTTGTATGACTTTGTTAAATATGGAAGAAGTTTTTGAAGGACCAGAAAATGtggaaaatttatttaaatatttatgtaatggTAAGAACGTTTTGACTCTGACcgatttttataaaattgtatataagGATAAAGAAATAGATaagtataaattaaatttaagaTTATGCGAAGTGTATGGTAATAGTATGTTGgcttttaagaaaaatgttgttatattaaatatggaTGACTGTTTATGTAATTACGCAAATTTTGAAATAGTTTGTGAAAAGGTTGGACTcagtaaaatgaatattaaaaacatatgGGATGAAATCAATATAATGAATGAAGAGAATATACCTCTAGAAATTATCCTTAGTATAATAAATGGAGAATTGTATATTGAAGAATcttatacaatatataatgcTAAAAAATCTATATTAAATCAGgtagttcatttttttcaaggTAATGAAGAGGATTTAACCAAAATGAGTTCAGATGTTatggaaaataattttcaagtAAATTATGAGGATCcaataattatgaacaaatatCATCATAAATCATGCTCAAATGAATGGGCACATATAGTTGAATTATTAGagacaaatatatattttaagtatttaACGTTAGAACAAAGGAAATTTTTTGCGACTTTAatgaatagaaaaattatgaattatggtgaaatagtaataaatCAGTATGATGAACAAGGAcctataatatttatatttgaagGTAAAGCTAATCTTATTACGCGTACTATATTTGGAATAGAAACTATTATAAGAGAAATTGATAATAAGGAAATATATGGATGTTATGAAGTCATCAATGAATCACCAGCATATtatgaagtaaaaataaattctgaGAATGCTATTGTATGGGCTTTAAATAGATCTGATTATGTAGATAACTTAAAACCAATGTTAGAAGAAAGAAAACACaatttaattcatattttgcATGTACTTCGAAATGTACCTATATTGAGATATCTCCCACAAGACATACTTGATAATATCTCCTATGCATTGAAAGTTGAATATCATGAAGCTAATCATactattataaaagaaaatacatatgacgataaatattatatcatttgtAAAGGTTTAGCAACTGTTGAAAAAAATTcagaaattaataaaaataagcttATCTTATCTACCCTTAAAAAAGCGGATTATTTCGGAGAATTGTcccttataaaaaatactaaaagaACAGCTAACGTTGTTTTAGACACACATAGTATACTGCTCTCAGTTGTTGATTCAGAATTTCATAGATTATTTCATCcatattttgataaatttCTAAATAGAGCTGAggcaaattataaaaaagttaatataaaCGATAAACTCCTATTATTTAcagaaatggaaaaatttaGCAGTAACTCAAATATCGCTTATATACCCTCCAAAAGAAAGAAAACTAAACGTGTTACTATACAAGACAACTATGATATAGAAGATGTTACACACAGCGtccaaaataaaactaaGGGGGGAGGTGTAAGTTCTTTTTACGAGGAAAATGCCAATACGGATGAGGTTAATTATGGCCAAACTGTAGAAAAGGATAAACGTGTATTTGGTGCTGCAGACACACATGAACATAGTGATAAGAAGAAAAGGACAGATAAAGAGAACGGCAGCAAAGAGAAGGGAAACAACGAGAAGAATATAGCAGAAAaggatgataaaaaaaagaatgtcATAAGGAGGaataaagagaaagaaaagaacaaaagtaagaataaaaaaaaggagaaaactTGA